One segment of Rhipicephalus sanguineus isolate Rsan-2018 chromosome 6, BIME_Rsan_1.4, whole genome shotgun sequence DNA contains the following:
- the LOC119397383 gene encoding uncharacterized protein K02A2.6-like, with product MKRANLLTLCGEQTYDTVCALIQPRTPATVDYDDIVAALQEHYDPRPSEVYCRARFQRRDQLEGEKVAEYVAALKKLAADCNFGTLTATTSATAQEGGSTATPANTTMLPLDVMLRDRFVCGLRDEGLQQRLFAETGLTFSKAYNIAQRAESAGHQQRDIRRNVEPVHHTSEQSGHSTSKAKSSKKTQRCWRCDDMHDPQVCRYKTATCNFCHKLGHIEKACITKRKQLRPKTSVQRNNNVDAQEGQTQDKSRTALTSSVLYDLNAVVNLGTRPKITTEILVHQRPIRFEVDSGAACTLISEDTFRATWRENAPALQQDDTQLRTWSGHSLPLLGCANVDVCYNGQTHQLPLLVVHGSGSSLLGRNWFTPLGVVIGGVHHTPTYPSVEELQQKYKAVFSEEIPGNNGPPVTLELREDATPKFLKARSVPFALRTSVENELDRLQEQGIIEPTQHSEWATPLVVVRKKNGTLRLCGDYRSTVNLATKASSYPLPTPEEVFSTLRGGKIFSTLDLTQAYQQLKVSESTSELLTINTIKGLYKVKRLPFGISAAPAIFQKFMESTLSGIPGVCVYLDDVIVGGASYEEHTERLELILEKLSNANLRISKEKCVFAVPEVKFLGHQIDAQGIHPTEDKVRAITEARAPTNKQELQSFLGLLTFYDRFLEHRATVANDLYQLLQKEVPWTWSPRHQESFVALKQLLRKSTVLRHYDERRPLLLACDASPYGVGAVLSQADDQGREAPIAFASRTLSQAERNYSQLDKEGLAIVYAADHFRQYITGRKVTFITDHRPLLGIMGPQKPMPQTLSPRMTRWCIKMSSYDYELVHRTGKKHQNADALSRLPLDTTIDEPPPPGDILMFEALPNPPLTADTVAASTQECTVLKEVYAAIQEGNVHKLKGGHFNAYRKRAAELSTHRGCVTLGSRVVIPAALREQAMSLVHAGHRGIVAMKKCARSYMWWPGIDGDIESTVQDCQPCQCNHRSPPRAPIPEWERPDAPWHTLHIDFAGPIEGCSFLVVVDAYTKWLEVKQMATTTSAAVIDTLRSLFATFGLPRKVVSDNGTPFVSTEILKFYSDNGVSSVTSAPYHPATNGQAERYVAELKRALTKDQTGTMQRRIARFLFRQHNTVQSTTEQTPAKLMFGREMRTQLTAIVPEPSAKTPSEEEKLPRSRRIESGQRIYARQFHRKPGWVEATALKRIGLRSWLVDIGGKATRRHLNQLRRSGNLPREPPIQAATSTEASSHLAWHLAPDESAPPPAGSEHKRNDTQRAEASLPSASRASTRPRRPPDRFQAII from the coding sequence ATGAAGAGAGCCAACCTGCTAACGCTGTGTGGGGAGCAGACATACGACACAGTCTGTGCCCTGATTCAGCCACGCACTCCAGCAACCGTTGACTACGACGACATCGTAGCAGCGCTACAAGAACACTATGACCCAAGGCCATCGGAGGTCTACTGTCGAGCCCGCTTCCAACGGCGAGaccaactggaaggcgaaaaagTGGCCGAATACGTAGCGGCTCTCAAAAAGCTCGCTGCTGACTGCAATTTCGGGACGTTGACCgcgacaacttcagctactgcgCAGGAGGGAGGATCGACTGCCACACCTGCTAACACCACTATGCTCCCCTTGGACGTTATGTTGCGTGACCGTTTTGTGTGCGGACTGCGTGACGAAGGCCTACAACAACGCCTGTTCGCGGAGACGGGTCTCACCTTCTCCAAAGCCTACAACATCGCCCAACGAGCGGAGAGCGCCGGTCACCAGCAGAGGGATATTCGACGGAACGTCGAGCCGGTGCATCACACCAGTGAGCAGTCAGGTCATTCCACGTCTAAGGCGAAATCAAGCAAAAAGacacagcgctgttggcgatgcgACGACATGCACGATCCCCAGGTATGTCGATACAAGACAGCGACCTGCAATTTTTGCCACAAACTGGGACACATTGAAAAGGCATGCATCACGAAGCGCAAACAGCTCCGACCGAAGACTTCAGTGCAACGGAACAACAATGTCGACGCACAGGAGGGCCAGACGCAAGATAAAAGCCGAACAGCACTAACGTCATCGGTACTATATGACTTGAACGCCGTTGTGAACCTCGGCACGAGACCGAAGATTACGACTGAAATCTTGGTACACCAGCGCCCTATCAGGTTTGAGGTGGATTCCGGAGCAGCATGTACGCTCATCAGCGAGGACACTTTTCGCGCCACTTGGCGTGAGAACGCACCAGCTCTCCAGCAAGACGACACGCAGCTGAGAACGTGGTCCGGACATTCTCTTCCACTACTGGGCTGTGCCAACGTAGACGTGTGCTACAACGGTCAGACCCATCAGCTTCCCTTGCTGGTCGTTCACGGTTCCGGATCAAGCCTTTTAGGACGAAATTGGTTCACCCCTCTTGGAGTGGTCATTGGCGGAGTTCACCACACACCCACCTATCCGTCAGTGGAGGAGCTTCAACAGAAGTACAAAGCGGTTTTCTCCGAAGAAATACCTGGAAACAACGGACCTCCAGTCACACTGGAGCTTCGGGAGGATGCGACGCCGAAATTTTTGAAAGCTAGGTCGGTGCCTTTCGCCCTACGAACGTCAGTCGAGAATGAGCTTGACCGACTGCAGGAACAAGGGATCATCGAACCGACGCAACATTCGGAATGGGCTACACCACTCGTTGTCGTCCGAAAGAAGAACGGTACCCTACGCCTCTGCGGAGACTACCGGAGCACTGTCAACCTGGCGACAAAAGCATCTTCCTACCCACTGCCGACACCGGAAGAGGTTTTTAGCACGCTTCGTGGTGGAAAAATCTTCAGCACCCTGGACTTGACACAAGCCTACCAGCAGCTGAAGGTGAGCGAATCAACGTCTGAACTGCTCACGATAAACACCATTAAGGGTCTCTACAAAGTTAAAAGGCTACCATTCGGAATATCTGCTGCGCCAGCAATCTTCCAGAAATTTATGGAGTCTACACTTAGCGGGATCCCTGGCGTTTGCGTCTACTTGGACGATGTTATTGTCGGTGGCGCTTCCTATGAAGAGCACACAGAACGCTTGGAGCTCATTTTGGAAAAGCTATCAAATGCTAACTTGCGCATcagcaaagaaaaatgtgtttttgcGGTGCCTGAAGTGAAGTTTCTTGGACATCAAATTGACGCGCAGGGTATCCATCCCACTGAAGACAAAGTGCGAGCAATTACTGAAGCACGAGCGCCTACTAACAAGCAAGAACTGCAGTCGTTCTTAGGGCTATTAACGTTCTACGACCGTTTCCTAGAACATCGAGCTACAGTGGCCAACGATCTATACCAGCTCCTGCAGAAAGAAGTCCCATGGACTTGGTCACCACGCCACCAAGAGTCATTTGTTGCCCTTAAGCAACTACTTCGTAAGTCTACAGTTCTGCGACACTACGACGAAAGGAGACCCCTACTGCTAGCCTGTGACGCATCACCATACGGAGTAGGAGCAGTCCTCTCCCAAGCTGACGACCAGGGACGGGAAGCCCCGATCGCTTTCGCATCGCGCACCCTATCGCAGGCAGAGAGGAATTATTCCCAGCTAGATAAAGAGGGACTTGCTATCGTCTACGCAGCAGATCACTTTCGGCAGTACATCACGGGCAGAAAAGTGACATTCATAACAGATCACCGGCCCTTATTGGGTATTATGGGTCCCCAGAAGCCAATGCCACAGACTTTGTCGCCGCGAATGACACGATGGTGCATCAAGATGTCGTCGTACGATTACGAACTCGTACATCGCACTGGGAAGAAACACCAGAACGCCGACGCACTAAGCCGCCTGCCGCTAGACACCACAATAGATGAACCACCCCCGCCGGGTGATATTCTCATGTTCGAGGCGCTGCCGAACCCTCCGCTAACAGCTGACACGGTAGCAGCATCAACGCAGGAGTGCACTGTCTTGAAGGAAGTCTACGCAGCTATACAAGAAGGCAACGTGCACAAGCTAAAGGGTGGACACTTCAACGCTTACCGCAAGCGAGCTGCGGAGTTGAGCACTCATCGCGGTTGCGTCACCTTGGGATCAAGAGTTGTAATTCCGGCGGCACTTCGCGAACAGGCCATGTCGCTTGTCCACGCAGGCCATCGAGGCATTGTTGCCATGAAAAAGTGTGCCAGAAGTTACATGTGGTGGCCTGGTATCGACGGTGATATAGAATCGACAGTTCAGGATTGCCAGCCTTGCCAATGCAACCACAGAAGTCCGCCAAGAGCCCCTATTCCTGAATGGGAAAGACCAGACGCGCCTTGGCACACCCTGCACATTGATTTTGCTGGACCTATCGAAGGATGCTCATTCCTGGTGGTTGTAGACGCATACACCAAGTGGCTTGAGGTAAAACAAATGGCTACAACGACATCGGCAGCAGTTATCGACACTCTGCGGTCGTTGTTTGCAACGTTCGGTCTACCGCGCAAGGTGGTCTCGGACAACGGCACGCCGTTTGTGTCCACGGAGATTCTCAAGTTCTACAGCGACAACGGCGTCTCGTCTGTTACATCAGCTCCTTACCACCCGGCGACGAACGGACAAGCCGAGCGATACGTGGCTGAGCTAAAGCGCGCCCTTACTAAAGATCAGACTGGGACAATGCAACGCCGCATCGCGCGCTTCCTCTTCAGACAGCACAACACTGTTCAAAGCACTACTGAACAAACGCCAGCGAAATTGATGTTCGGACGAGAAATGAGAACCCAGCTGACAGCAATTGTCCCGGAGCCCTCGGCGAAAACACCGTCGGAGGAAGAAAAGCTCCCGCGTAGCAGGAGAATTGAAAGTGGACAGCGCATATACGCCCGCCAGTTCCACAGAAAGCCCGGCTGGGTTGAAGCGACGGCACTCAAACGCATAGGTTTGCGGTCATGGCTCGTCGACATCGGCGGAAAGGCCACACGCCGCCACCTTAATCAGCTACGTCGTTCCGGTAATTTGCCAAGGGAACCTCCCATTCAAGCAGCCACCTCGACGGAAGCTTCGTCCCACTTAGCCTGGCATCTCGCACCAGATGAATCGGCGCCGCCGCCCGCCGGCTCTGAACACAAGAGAAACGACACCCAGCGAGCGGAGGCTTCTCTTCCTAGTGCGTCCAGAGCGTCCACGCGCCCACGGCGGCCCCCAGATCGCTTCCAAGCGATAATCTAA